The Dioscorea cayenensis subsp. rotundata cultivar TDr96_F1 chromosome 16, TDr96_F1_v2_PseudoChromosome.rev07_lg8_w22 25.fasta, whole genome shotgun sequence sequence CATTCCCAAAaagttgtttgttttatttgaattaaaaatcattCTATTAGTGTAATGTGATCTTTTATAAATCATCAAGTGGTCAAGAAtactaaattttcataaatcCAATGATTGACACAAAAGTAAATTTCAATGTGTTgtaacattattattaattttttttaaagggtggataaattatttgtattaaattaaaaaaaaaagacatacaaGGATTACATCAAAagaataattacaaaaaaaataatgacaaaaaaatacaaaaataaaatccataaaaaatagGTTAAATTCGTTTAAAACTAAagtcttaaaataaaattgaaaaaaaaactctagtctgtgttttgattttataataaaatttgaaaaaaaaaagagactcTAGTCTGTCTTGATCGGAACCTCTTTGATGGTGCCACCGAATTTGATTGTGTTAGTCTGAGATCATATGAATTCCAAACTATGTCAAAAATGTTGTAGTATTATTACATAACCAAAAACattcacaaaattaaataaataaaacctcaAAAAtgttttccaataaaaaaaggacAGACAAGTAATTTCAGTGGAGAAATCCCAAAATGCCCCGGAAAACAGTAAACAATGGCCCTATAAATAACAAGCCCCGGAAACCCAAAGCATTTCAACCTCTCTTTCTAGAAACCCGTCAAACGAGACCAAACGAGCCGCGGGATCTAACGGTCGGGATTTGTGCATCTCGACGTCTAGCCCAATGAACGGTCGAGATAGCCGCAGCGATCACCACCGGAAAATCCAGCCATCGCCGGATCACTTCGAGTTCAGCTCCCACGGCGCCACTGCGCCGGAGATGTGCTGCGCCGACGAGATCTTCGCTCGTGGCCGGATGATCCCGTCGAACCCTACGCCGCCAGCGCTCAGGAGGAACCACAGCAACGCGACGGCGGTTTCCCGGGAACGTCACCGGCGATCGGAGTCAGTGGATGGGATAGATCGGTTTCGTCGCCGAGATTACTGGCAGCTGAGGCGCGCGGCTTCAGACTCGTCTCCAGTGGTGGCGAGGGCGGTGAAGCCGAAGCCGAAGTGGTACTGGTTCTTGTTTGGCTCGGTGAGGATGCCGGAGCCGGCGATGGAGATAAGTGAGATCAGGAGTAGGATACGGCGGCGAGGAGGGGTGCAGGCGGGGGAGTTGGAAGGGAGCCGGTGGGCGCCGTGGAAGCTGATCCGGTCTCTGAGCTGCAAGGGAGTTGAGAGCGCAGCCGCGATGGCGCCGGAGCCGATGCCGCTGGTAAGCCATGGGTTGATTTGACGGAGATACCCCTTGGGGTGAGTTATG is a genomic window containing:
- the LOC120279385 gene encoding uncharacterized protein LOC120279385 is translated as MNGRDSRSDHHRKIQPSPDHFEFSSHGATAPEMCCADEIFARGRMIPSNPTPPALRRNHSNATAVSRERHRRSESVDGIDRFRRRDYWQLRRAASDSSPVVARAVKPKPKWYWFLFGSVRMPEPAMEISEIRSRIRRRGGVQAGELEGSRWAPWKLIRSLSCKGVESAAAMAPEPMPLVSHGLI